The genomic window ATTGCACCCCCTATAAAAGAAGCTTTAAAAAAAACTTTTAGAGTCGTTTTTTCACATTCAAGGTTTTTCGAGTGGTCAAAAAGGTGTTTAATAACAAAGGTTGAGAAAAAGAAAGCCGCTAAAAGATCCATGGTTTGGTACCCTTGGAAAAAACCATTTTTAAAAGCTTCTATGGAGTTCATATTGCCTTCAATAGAAGATCCGTCTTTTAGACTATAAAAAGCGATGATGCCAATAAAAAGAAGCAAAAGCGGGGTTAAAAAAGTACCTAATAAATCTACAATTTTATTCTTATTGATCGTTAAAAGAAAAACTAGACAACAGAGAATACCGCTTGAAACGGCAAGAGGCGTTCCCGGCATAATTAACTCTAGTGCGCCATGAGCTACTGTTAGACATCTGGCTAAGACGCCAAAAGGACCCATTAAGGCAAGAGAGAGAAAGGTGAAAAGAAATAATCCTTTTTTTCCAAAGCAGCTAAAAAAACTTGGGAGATCTCCTTTGTAGAGCAAAATGCCTAAGACCCCAAGGAATGGAACTAGAACTCCTGTTAATAAAATACCCATGGAAGCAAATAAAATTGAGCCGCCGCAATCTTGCCCGACAGCTATAGGAAATACAAGATTTCCGGATCCAAAAAACATGGAAAAAAGGGCAAAGCCCGTACTTAAAACTAGTCCCTTGGTCTTCATACCAAAAATTCCTTTCACGTTACAAATTCATAAAAAAAAACCGCACTTTAAAGGTGCGGTTTTTTTTCGAGGCGAAAAAAAAAGCCGCAACTTAAGCGGCTTTAAGATCAACCGATAAAGAAAATCGATCACATCCGTCCCGCTTGGCTCTTGCGAGTCATAATAATTCGGATACGAATGTCATTTCGATTTAATTTATTCATAATTATAAAAAATATTTAATAATTTTATTTATTGTATACCGATAAGATCTTTTATTTCTAGCCTAAAAATGCTAAGCCCCTGTTCTTAAGAGAAAAATAAAACTTCTAATTTTAACATCATCAAGATTTTTTAAATCAAAACAGAGCCTTGTGAAGGCATTTGATTGTATTTCTAAAGCATTCTTCGGGTTTAAGACTGAGTAAAGCGAGCAAAAGCTAGCGGTTAAGTTATAGAGGGCTTTTCCAAAAGAGTGGCTAGTTTCATCTGATAAAAATTTAATTTGACAAACTGTTAAAAGAGTGGCCAGTCCGAATAATATGGACCTTGCTAATGAACCAATGGTGTTAAGGATGTTTTGGGGAAAAGAAACAAGAGATAGGGTCGCCGTTTCAAATGTCCCGTAAAAAACGGGTGGGTAAGATGAATCTATAGGAAACATAGTACTCTCCTTGTTTGAAGGTTAAATAAGGCACTTTAAAATCTTTAGAGGTTAGTTTTTTTACAGGCTTCTCATTCTCCGTAAGGACTGAACTTTTACGTTCATAAATCGGCATAATTGAGGGGAGGGCAGCCAGTTAAAAGTGTCTTTAGGCTTCTCTTTTTGAATGAGGATGTCAAGGGAGCCGTCTTCATTAAATTTTAGGTCCTCACTATCCGAAAATGGCCTATCGACTATAGGAATTTTCAGAACTTTCAAAACGAGAGGTTCTTTCGAAAGGTCTTTGAGGGGGGCTTTTCGAGAAGTTGGATGATTCGTTTTCGTCCTCACCTCATTTGTCGCATCCTTAAGGGCAAGAGGATAGCCATAAATGGTGGTTTCCTCGATCAAATCTTCTTTATTCTGGTTTAAGTTAGCAAATAAAAGCCCGCTTCCAAAGATAGCCATAAAAATAACAAAAACCCAAAGACTTTTCATAGACATAGGGTACCCTATGTATTTGAAATGTATAAAAAAATTTGCACAAGATCAGCCCATTTTTCCAATCAAAAGCGAGTTTCGAAAGAAGTCTATTCAATTTAGCTCGGATTCCAGATTAAGAGGAATGAGAGTCATTTTACCTATGAAATGTGTAATAGATTATTTTATAAATTCTTGCAACTAAGATAAAAATTGAAGGAGTTTTGTTAGTTCGTAAAAATTAATTTCCAAACTTTAAATAAGGCTTTCAAGCGTTTTTCAATAGTTATTTCAGGGTTTCGATAAAGGGCAAGAATTCGATATTTTGATGCCTTAGGCTGGTCTGAAACGGGGAATAAATTAGATCTTAGGGTTAAGAAACAGGGGAGAAAACCGATTTCTTTTGAGTCTTTACAAATATCATAGATTAAAGACCAGCTAGGAAGCCTTGACTTTATGGGTAAGGGGGCATTATGGAACTCTTGCCATTTTTGTTGAAAACTTAAAACTTCCATTTGATCTTCAGGGATAAGGACGGGGTCATGTTTTGCATTTTTATTTGCTGAATAGAGTTGAAAGGAAGTGATGCCAAGCTCCTCTGCCGTAACACCTTCCCAGAGGGCATTATCTAAGCAAATCGCAACATCTGACTCACCCTGAAGAAGAGATCTATAGGCATGGTCCGGGCGCATTAATTTTAGTTCGATCTTATCTAAAACAATTGCTGAAGGGATTAAAACTCTTGCAAGTGCTTGTGTGGTTGCTACTCGTATAGGGGCTTTTTCTTTTTTTGCCACTATTTCCTTAAGATTTTTTAGCCAGGATTCAGCTTTCGGAAGAAGAAGCTCACCTTCTTTTGTAAGCTTGAATTGTCTTTTTTCATGCTTGCAAAGAAGCCTTCCGAAGGCAAATTCAACCCTTTGAATCACAGCGCTTGCAGCACTTTGGCTTAAGTAATGGAGTTTCGCAGCTTTCCCTAAACTCTTTAAACGAGCCGCCGTGATAAAAAGCTCTAGATCTGCGATTCTTAAGTTTTTAAGAGAGTTGGTTTCTTGATCTAACTTTTTCATATATCATTTTTATCGATATTAAAATTCAATTATATCGACAATACAAATAAAAACAAAGGAAATATAATCAGCGGTCAACCTATATAGGAGATCCTTTTTTATGAATTCCTTCGTATCGATTCTTCAATGGCTTTGCCGTTTTAATTTCGGAAATTTTGAAAAAGAAGAATTTAAAAAATTTCTAAGGCTGGGGCTGATTTTTGGTCTTATTATAGGAGTCTATTGGACTTTAAGACCTTTAAAAGACGCTATCTTTATTCAGTTGGTAGATAAGATGCAACTGCCCTTCGCAAAAACTTTTTCAGTTCTCGCATTAATACCGCTTGTTATGGTTTACACAAGGTTAATCGATAAGTTTTCAAAAGAAAGAATGCTGATCCTTTTGCCTTCATTTTATGGAGTGATGATCTTTGGATTCAGCCTCCTTATGTTATGGCTTCAAATGCCTAAAGAACAATTCTTAAGCCTGTCTTTAACTTTTAAAGTTTTTGCGAGAATAACAGGCTATTTCTGGTATTTATTTGTTGAAAGTTTCGGATCCCTCGTCGTGGCTTTATTTTGGGCCTTTTCAACCAACATCACAAACCCTAATGCAGCTAAGAAGGGATTTCCCTTAATTGTAGCTTTAGGTCAGTTGGGAGGGGTAATTTTGCCATATAATATAGGTGGGCTCCCTCATCGATTGCAGCTATCGACAGATGCTTTATCTCTATTTATTCTATCCCTTCTTGTTTTCGCTTTGATTCCGCTTGTTCGTCATTTTTTCAAAGCCACTCCAAAAGAACTCTTTGATTCCTTCGGCTTGGAAAAAAAAGAAAATGACCAAAAAGAAAAGTCTGAACCCGGGTTTTTAGAAGGGCTTAAATTGGTTGCCAAGCATCGTTACCTGCTAGGGTTATTTTTTGTAAATTTTATCTATGAATTTATTGTGACCTTATTTGACTTTAACTTCAAAATTGCCGCTGCAAGCACGTTTACGGGGGTGGCCCTTAGCAATTACTTAAGCCTCTACGGATCGTCTGTGAACTTGATATCTTTATTATGTTTACTTTTTGGCATTAGCAATATCACAAGATTTTTAGGCGTTGGAGCAGCGCTTTGCTTGATGCCGATGATTGTAGGATTTGCATTGTTCGGTTTTTTGACAATTGACAGCTTGAATTTTCTTTTCATGCTCATGGTTGGTTCCAAAGCTATCAATTACGCCTTAAATGGCCCGGCTTTGAAACAATTATATATTCCAACCACCTCTCAAGTCCGTTTCCAAGCGGGGGCTTGGATTGAGACTTTTGGTTCCAGGGCTTCTAAGGAAGCAGGCTCTTTATTCAATATTCTTTTGACCCCCCTTCAGGCCAATTTTGGACAAGTTCTTGGCAAATCGTATTATTTAATGCTCTCAGGGTATCTTGGATTTCCTCTTTTATTGCTCTGGGCTTTTTTAGCTTTATTTTTGGGCCGTTCTTTTAAAAATGCGGTTCAAAGCAAGCAAATCATTTGCTAAATTAGAACCTCGAGCGGTTGGAATGCCCCTCGGGGTTCTTAGAATTTTTCTTTACAGCAAAGATTGAAATTGATAACTTCAATAGCACTTTATATTTAAAAACGTCCGTTCAATTTTTTTCTTTACCTTCATAAGGTCCTTTTATGGCCTTATATTTCGATTTTTACCAGATTTTAGAGTTTTTATGAGCATCATTTCGGTTAAAGACCTTTATAAGGAATTTCATGTCCCCGTTAGAAAAAAAGGATTTTTAGGGTCTTTACGCTCTCTTTTTTCTCGTCAATCTCTAACTCGTGTAGCTATCAACCACGTTTCATTTGATGTCCATGAAGGGGAGCTTTTAGGGTATATTGGGCCGAATGGAGCGGGAAAAAGCACAACTGTTAAGCTGCTTTCAGGAATTTTACTTCCAACTTCCGGCGAGGTAAAAATTCTTGGAAAAACCCCATGGGTGAATAGAGTTGAAACAGCCAGGCAAATTGGCGTTGTATTTGGTCAAAGAACGCAGCTTTGGTGGGATTTACCTGTCATTGAATCCTTTGACCTTTTAAGAGATATCTATCGGGTTTCAGATCAAAATTACAAAAAAATTCTAGATACTTTAACTTCAACGCTTGAGCTTTCGAAAATTTTAAACGTACCGGTTCGCCAGCTAAGTTTAGGTCAGAGAATGCGCTGCGACCTTGCAGCATCTCTTCTTCATTCTCCAAAGATTCTTTTCCTGGATGAGCCTACAATAGGTCTTGATGCGGTAAGTAAGCTTGCCGTTCGAGATTTCATAAAACATCTTAATAAAGAGCATAAAGTTACTGTTCTTTTGACAACGCATGACATGGATGACATAGAGTCTTTATGCAAGCGTGTCTTGATTTTAAATGAAGGCCAAATTTTTCTTGATGGCCCTCTTTCGACCTTAAGAAAAAAAATGCTTCCCGAGCGCCATTTAATTGTAGATATGGATAAGGAAATCGAGGGGATTGAAATTGAGGGCGCAGAAGTATTTAAAAGGGAAGGGCATAGACTCTACATCCGGTTTAATCCGGATGTTATTTCAACCCCTAAGCTCATTTCTGAAATTACTGGAAAGCATGCTATCCATGACCTTTATGTTGAAAACCCGCCAATTGAGGAGATCATAGCAAAATTTTACCGGGATGCTAATCTATGAGTCCCTATATTGCCCTCTTTAATGCCAGGCTCTTAACTTTAATTCAGTATAGAGTAGCCGCCTTTGCAGGTTTTCTAACCCAAATTTTTTGGGGTTTAATCAAGACAATGATTCTGACTGCTTTTTTTTTGGAAGCCAAAGGCCCTGAACCGATTACGCTAATGCAAGGGATTACATTCATTTGGCTTGGCCAGGGTTTTTTGCAATTACTTCCCTGGAATATAGATAAGGAAATAGAATCGGATATTCGAAGCGGCAATGTGGCTTATGAGCTTGTAAGACCTTTGGATTTATACAGCCTATGGTTTGCAAGAGCTTTAGCTATGAGAGTTGTTCTAACTTTAATGAGAAGCCCTTTTCTTTTATTGATAGCTTTTCTATTCTTTGGTTTGCCGCTGCCAGATTCTTTCTTGTCAGGTCTTGCATTTCTTGGATCGCTTTGCCTTGCAGCGCTTCTCTCTTCAGCGATTACAACGCTTGTTCATATCACTTTATTTTGGACCCTTTCCGGAGAGGGTATTTTAAGGCTTCTGCCTCACTTTACCATTGTTTTAAGCGGGCTTGTCGTTCCATTGCCTTTATTTCCTGAGTGGATGAAACCGGTTATCAATAGTCAGCCCTTTAGAGGCATTATTGATATTCCCTCGCGTATCTATACCGGAGTCATTCCTGCAAGTGAAGTGCTTTTTTATTACGCTTTCCAAGCCTTTTGGATTCTATCTCTTGTTCTTCTTGGAAAGTTTTTAATCGGACGCGCTTTAAAGAAAGTCGTCATACAAGGCGGTTGAACAGTGTTTTTAGAAAAGACCCGATTATATTTCAAGCTTGTTTCAATTTCATTTAGGTCTCAAATGCAGCATAAAGCTTCTTTTTTTATGCTAGCCATAGCCCATTTTCTTTCCACGTTCGTTGAAATATTCGGCATATGGGTTCTCTTTGATAGGTTTAAGAGTCTGGGAGGCTGGACTTTGGCTGAAATGTCTCTAATATATGGGGTCATGCATATGGGTTTTGCAACGGCTGAAGCTTTTGCAAGAGGTTTTGACACTTTCAGCACTCTTGTAAAAAAAGGGGATTTTGATCGAATTTTACTAAGACCTCTTGGAACCCTCTTTCAGATAGCTACAAGGGATGTCCAAATGATGCGGATCGGAAGGTTTTTACAAGGGTTGGCTGTTCTTTCGTGGGGATTTTGGCAGCTAGATCTGTCTTTCTTTTCGTCTGCTTCACTTGTTGTTTTATTTGCCACAATTGGAACGACAGCTCTTTTCTACGGGCTATTTGTCATTCAAGCGACTTTGTCATTTTGGACAACTGAAACTCTTGAACTCATGAATATCACGACCTATGGCGGCATGGAAACCGGGCAATATCCGATAAATATTTACAACACCCCGTTCCGCCTTTTTTTTACTTTTATTATACCTTTGGCGGCCGTCGGCTATTACCCCATCTTGGCGGCTCTTAGACTAGAGGGGATTTACTTTTGGTTTGGCGCTATGGCTCCAATTGCCGGTATCGCATTCCTTTTATTTGCCATAAAACTTTGGGATTTTGGTGTAACACGCTATCGATCGACAGGAAACTAGAACCTTACAATTTGCTTGAAATCCTAATCTATGCTATGAAAAATTTTTTATAAAAAATGATTCATCCCCAAGATTAATAATGAGCGACAAAAATCAAAAAACAAGAATTTGCATAGCTGGCGCCGATCATGACAGAGAAGTTCCGGAAATCGACCTTTTAAGCCCCTTAAAGATACGAGGAGTGACTTTTAGAAATCGCATCGGGATGTCCCCTATGTGTCAATATAGCGCAAAAGATGGCTATGCAAGTGATTGGCATCTTGTAAATGTGGGCTCAAGGGCTGTTGGCGGGGACGCTCTTTCTATGGTTGAAGCGACTGCCGTCACAAAAATAGGGCGTATTTCTCCCGGGGATCTTGGGATTTGGGAAGACGGCCACATTGAGATGCTCTCCCGAATTGCTGCATTCATAGAAAGTCAGGGGGCGGTTCCAGGCATTCAGCTTGCCCACGCGGGGCGAAAAGCGAGTGTCGAAGTTCCATGGAAAGGCGGTCAAAGATTAGGCCTGAAAGAAGGCGGTTGGGATACTATTGCCCCAAGTGCCATACCTTTTAATGAAGGGGATCCACTCCCTAAGGCGCTTGATGAAAAAGAAATCTTAGGACTCATACATGATTTTAAGGAAGGCTGTAAAAGAGCTTTAAAAGCAGGTTTTAAAGTGATTGAAATTCACGCCGCCCATGGGTATTTGCTTCATGAGTTTCTCTCGCCTTTAAGCAATAAAAGAGCCGATGCTTATGGCGGAAGTTTAGAAAACAGGATGCGGCTTCTTTTACAGATAGCACAAGAGTTTAGGCGTCTAATTGGAGATGAGCTCTGTCTTTTTGTGCGTATTTCTGCGACTGACTGGGTTGAAAAAGGATGGGACGTTGAAGAGGCCATTATTTTAGCTAAACATTTAAAGGCAATAGGGGTGGACCTTATAGATGTCTCCACAGGCGGCATGGTTCCAAAAGCGTCAATTCCAGTCGCAAAAGGCTACCAAGTTCCTTTTGCCAAGCAAATTCGAGAAAATGCCGGAATTAAAACGGCGGCCGTCGGCCTTATTACAGACCCTTTGCAGGCCAATGAAATTATAACGGGGGGGGATGCCGACTTTGTGTTTTTAGGCCGTGAGTTTTTAAGAGAGCCCTATTGGGCCTTAAAAGCAGAACTAGAGTTAGGGGCGCAATCTAATTGGCCCCTTCAATATGGCTATGCGGTCAAGAGACGTTAAGGCTGCACCAATTTTCTAGCAGACCAATTGTCCTTTTCATCAAGTTGAAAATGTACCGGTACACAGTTATCAATTTTCCAGTCATGTTTGACTTTCATAAGGGAGCAAATGGCAAAGTGAATCCCGCCATGAGCTACAATGAGGACAGGACCTTCCTCCGAAAGAGCTAGATTTACAGCATGTCTTGCTCTTTCGACAAACTGCATCACGGCAGTTGAAAAATTAAGATTGGCCATTGTTTTCCAAACTTCGGGATGGCACTCTGCCAAGCCTTCTATTTCTACTTGAGGAGAAGCTAAGTTGACACTGATAAGGTCCTTAGTTTCCCGAGCCCTAGTTAGAGGACTAAAGCAAATTGTTTTTATTGGAAGCTTTCTAACTATTGGCTCTATGGCAAGAGCTTGGCTTTTTCCCGTTTCATTCAAGCAAATTTCAGAAGAATCAGAATAGACCCCTTTTAAGTTGTAATCGGTTTGTCCATGTCTTACGAAATAAAATTCTTTTTTTGTGATCATTTTTGTAATTCCTTATAAAACTCTATTGCTTCAATGGCGCCGAGCATTAGAGGAAGCGTTGAGATTTCTTCCAACGACAGCCATCGATAAGCTTGGTGTTCTTTTGAGAGATGAATTTCAGGCAATTCTGCAAGAGTTACCTCGAAGAGGTGATAAATGTAATCGCACTTAGGTTTTCTCATAAATAAAAGATCTAAAGATCTTATAGAGTCTTTTGAATCGATTCGAATGCCGGTTTCTTCAAAGAGTTCCCGTTCCATCCCATCTTCCGGCAATTCACCGTTTTCAAGTTTACCGGCGGGGACGCCATAGTGAAAAGCTTCCTCTTTTTCTTGGGAAAGCTGTAAAATTAAAATTTTATCTTCGTGTTTTACGTAAGCTGCTGTCACATAAACATGAGTTTTAAAGTCAGAAGGCTTTTTTCTAAAAACTTGAATCATAAGGAACTAAAGTTAATTTTTTTAAAAATTTTATATTAAATCATTCCTTTAATTCAACAACTTTAATCGATGATAGCGGTCATCTCTTTTGTTTTTCAGAGGGCAATTATTTTTGATCCGTGTAATGTTTTCCGATTTCCGGGGAATTAAGTAGAAAAAATGGCATTCGTCATTGATAAGTTACCAAAAGCGTTACTTTCTTTTATAAGCAATTGCTATTTTATGTTTGCCTAGAGGAAATTAGTTATCATTCTTTTATAAATCCCTTTAAAAGCATAAGCTCCGCATTTAAAATGGCAGAGCCGGCAGCTCCCCTAATAGTGTTGTGTGAAAGCAATACAAATTTCCAATCTAATAGAGGGCATTTCTGCAAGCGTCCAAGGGAGACCGTCATCCCATTATTTAGGTGCCTATGAAGTTTAGGTTGGGGATGCGCCCTATCCTCAAGGTAAATTAAGGTTTCTTTAGGCAGAGAAGGGAGGGAGAGGTTATTTTGAAATGAAACCCCAAAGCGTTTCCAGGCATCGATGATGTCTTTCGCCTCGCTTGTTTTTTTTTGTAAACTTAATGAAACGCAAGCCATATGCCCATCCATGACAGCTACCCTATTGCATTGAGCGCTAATCTGCATGGGATAGGGTTTAATAGCAGCCCCCTTTAATTCTCCTAAAATTTTGAGAGGTTCTTGTTCGATTTTTTCTTCTTCACCCGAAATAAAGGGAATCACATTATCTAAGATGTCAAAGCTTGAAACCCCGGGATAGCCGGCCCCGGAAACGGCTTGGAGGGTTACGACATGGACTTTATCAATCCCGAATTCTTGTGCAAGCGGTTTTAGTGCGGTTGTTAACCCAATGACTGAGCAGTTAGGGTTGGTTACGATACGCCCTTTATGGCTTTGATGATTCAACAAGTTAAGATGATCGCTATTGACCTCAGGAATGATTAAAGGGACATCCTCATCCATCCTGTGATTTTTAGAATTTGAGATTACAGTGAAGGAAGCTTTCGCAAAATTGGTTTCAATATCTCCTGCCACACTAGAATCAAGGCCTGAAAAGACAACTTTCGGAAAATGTTCGGGTGTGCAAGGATGCAATTTAAACTGAGCTATTTTAGTTTCCAGGGGAGCTGCCATTCTCCATGTCATGGCTTCTCCATAAAATTTTCCGGTTGATTTTTCTGATGCGCCAAGCGCTTTTATTTCAAATAAGGGATGGTTGCTTAAAAGTTCGACAAATTTTTGCCCAACAACCCCTGTTGCCCCAAGAATTCCGACAGGAATTTTTTTTGATAAATGAAACATAGAAAACCTCTTAAAAATTGGAAAGAAGCTTACCAACAAAAAAATTGGATAGCTAGAGGAGATTTTTATTAATTTAAAAAATAGTTCAAGCTGTTTTATAATATCTTCCGACTTAAAAAATCCAAAACCTAAGGTTCTAAGATGTCTGACAAGCCCTTATTGGAATTTCAAATGCAGAAATTGATACGTGATAAGATCCCGGATCTTTTTAGCAGTGATGAAGTCTTATTCAAAACAGAAATTTTAGATGAAGCTTGTTATCGCAAAGAGTTAAAAGAGAAACTTAAGGAAGAAACTTTTGAAATTCTGAATACTTCAACCAAAGAGGAACTGAAAGAAGAACTTGCAGACCTTTTAGAAGTCATCGAGTCTATTATTAAGGCGGAAGGGCTTTCTTGGGAGGAGGTAAAGCAAATACAAAAAAAAAAACGTGAATCAAAAGGCGGGTTTGATTCAAGGCTTTTAGCTCATTGCGTACAAATTAAAGAAGGAAATAAAGAAGCTTCCTATTTTAAAAAGAGGGATCTTTCTATGGAGCACGATTGTTTATTCTGCAAGTTTCTCCGGGATGATTCAAAAATAGAAGTGGTCGGGCGTTTCAAGCACTGTTTTGTTATGAAAGACAGATACCCGGTGGCGAAAGGACACATTTTAATAATACCCTATGTGCACTATGAGAATTGGTTTGAAGCAAAACCCGAAGTACAGCATGAAATCATTGAAATACTAAATGTTATGAAAAAAAAATGGGATAAAGTATACGCGCCTGACGGATATAATATAGGCGCGAATGCGGGAAGAGCTGCCGGACAAACGGTCATGCATCTTCACGTTCATCTAATTCCACGCTATAAAGGAGACATGGAAGACCCAAGAGGAGGCGTAAGAGGTGTCATCCCTGAAAAGCAAAAATACGGATAAACTCTTATCTTTTTTTCTTCGCTTCAATAATTGAAAATTCGGTCGCTGTCGGGTAAATATCCACGATCTGGAATCCAGCTTTTTCAAGCATTTCTTTAAACGCCTCTCCTGTTCTTTCTTTACCGCCTGTAATCATCATCATTTGCATGTCCATACAATTGGCGTACCTCGACCGGTCTTTAGGAAGTAAAATAGTTTCTATAATTAGGAGCCGGCTCTTTTCAGTCATCGCCTCATAGCACTTAGCCAGTATTTTTTCTGATTTTTCCTCTTCCCAATCATGTAGAACAGATTTTAATAAATAGGCGTCTCCACCTTCCGGAATCGATTCAAAGAAATTACCCGCTACAAGCTCGCATCTTGGACTTTCTAGAAGAGGGGATCTTATTTTTAAAATCTCAATCACTTCAGGAAGCTCAAAAATCATTCCCTTTAAGTTCGGGTTATCGTTGAGTAAGGCAATCATAAATTGTCCATAGCCGCCGCCAATGTCATAAATAGTATGAAATTTTTTAAAGTCGTAGGAGGCGATAGAAGATTGGATGACAGCTTGCGATTTTTGTTTCATCGCGTCTTGAAAAAGCGCAGCTCGTAAAGGGTTTTCTTTAAAATAAGTGAACACGGGTTTTTGATGGGTTATTTCAAAAGCCGGAGTATTCAGTTTTAAAGAAGGCACGATCGCATCCCAGGCTTCATGGATTTCTTCTCCAAAAAATAGGGAGAGGGAGTAAAGGGACTCGGGATGCTTTTTTGCAAGAAGAAGACTTAAATCAGAATTTATAAAAAGGCCTTCGTTTTCTTCAGCAAAAAGTCCAAAACCGACTAACATTTTAAGAAGTCTTTTTAAGGAAAGCTCATCTGTTTCTGTTAGCAAAGAAAGTTCTTTGACTGTTTTTGGACCGTCCAGCAAATGATCTGCGATTCCAAGCTCTGTGGCAGCGTAGACCCCCCTTGTGACCCATTCTCCTGAAAGCAGCATCAATAACTTTTCTCTTGCAGCTTCATCTTTCTCCATAGAGGTCAGGGGCAAAGGCGTCACTAAAACACTCAAAACAAGAAAATATTTAAAAAATAATTTCATAAGGTCTTCCTAAACTTGAATTTTCTAAGGATATTAGAGAAAGGTTTTAATTCTAAAAAGAAAAATTTATTTGATAAAGGCTTCTTGTTGAGTAAGTTGACTTGTTAGGATTTATTATATATAATTAACAAACCTTAAAAAATAATGTTTTTTAATTATGATAATTTGTGCATTTGTTTTCATAGTTGCTGTTTTTATGATCATCTATGAAACAAAGATTCCGGGAAGAAATTGGCCCATAGTAAGACATTGGTGGCAGAGAGCTTGTCTGCTTAATGGATTTCAAGTAGGGGTTGTTTATTTAGCCGGCCTTACATGGGATCGATTTTTTTTAAAGTGGCATCATGGTTTTCTCTCTCATTTGAGTCCTTTTTTTGGCGGGATGTTAGGCTACCTTGTCATCACTTTTATCTTTTATTGGTGGCACAGGTGGCGCCATAAAAGCGATTTTCTATGGCGATTTTTCCATCAGCTTCACCATAGCCCGAGCCGGCTTGAAATTGCGACTGCCTTTTACAAACACCCTTTTGAGCTACTTGCCGATAGTTTTATTTGCAGTTTGATCCTTTACCCCATGCTTGGGCTCAGCCGGGAGGCTGCGGCAAATGCTGTTTTATTATCGGGACTTGCAGAGCTTTTTTATCACTGGAATATTAAGACTCCTTATTGGCTCGGGTTTATCTTTCAAAGACCGGAAAGCCATTGCATTCATCATCAAGACGGCGTTCATTCTTACAACTACTCTGATTTGCCCTTGTGGGACATGCTCTTTGGAACTTTTAAAAATCCAAAGAGTTGGGATGGAAAATGCGGGCTTGGAGAAGAACAAGAAAATCGCTTTATGGATATGCTTAAAGGAATCGATGTTTCTAAAGAATAAATTAATAGCCCCAAAAAGTAGAAAAGGGGTCGCCCTTTTCCTGATGGCCTTAAGCCTTTTGCAAATGTCAGGGGATATTTTTAACATTCCTGTCTTAAAAGCCATTGGGGCTTCTTTTGGGGCATCTCCGGCTCCTAAAGTTTTTTCTTCTATAGATAGCCTTGAAACTTTTTCTTCAGAATTTTACTTGACCTGGCAAGATAAACAAGGCCTTTGGCAAAAGCAAAAGCTAACCCCTGAGCTTGCCAAAAAATTTAAGGGACCTTATAACAGACGCAATGTCTATGGCGCTATTTTATCTTACGGTCCGGTGTTTTCTAAAAATGCCATTCTTACTCCCGCCTACGAAGCCATCTTGTCATATGCTGTCAGCGAGAAAGGTTCTTTTTTTAAAG from Criblamydia sequanensis CRIB-18 includes these protein-coding regions:
- a CDS encoding HIT domain-containing protein, with amino-acid sequence MSDKPLLEFQMQKLIRDKIPDLFSSDEVLFKTEILDEACYRKELKEKLKEETFEILNTSTKEELKEELADLLEVIESIIKAEGLSWEEVKQIQKKKRESKGGFDSRLLAHCVQIKEGNKEASYFKKRDLSMEHDCLFCKFLRDDSKIEVVGRFKHCFVMKDRYPVAKGHILIIPYVHYENWFEAKPEVQHEIIEILNVMKKKWDKVYAPDGYNIGANAGRAAGQTVMHLHVHLIPRYKGDMEDPRGGVRGVIPEKQKYG
- the asd gene encoding aspartate-semialdehyde dehydrogenase, encoding MFHLSKKIPVGILGATGVVGQKFVELLSNHPLFEIKALGASEKSTGKFYGEAMTWRMAAPLETKIAQFKLHPCTPEHFPKVVFSGLDSSVAGDIETNFAKASFTVISNSKNHRMDEDVPLIIPEVNSDHLNLLNHQSHKGRIVTNPNCSVIGLTTALKPLAQEFGIDKVHVVTLQAVSGAGYPGVSSFDILDNVIPFISGEEEKIEQEPLKILGELKGAAIKPYPMQISAQCNRVAVMDGHMACVSLSLQKKTSEAKDIIDAWKRFGVSFQNNLSLPSLPKETLIYLEDRAHPQPKLHRHLNNGMTVSLGRLQKCPLLDWKFVLLSHNTIRGAAGSAILNAELMLLKGFIKE
- a CDS encoding NUDIX hydrolase; its protein translation is MIQVFRKKPSDFKTHVYVTAAYVKHEDKILILQLSQEKEEAFHYGVPAGKLENGELPEDGMERELFEETGIRIDSKDSIRSLDLLFMRKPKCDYIYHLFEVTLAELPEIHLSKEHQAYRWLSLEEISTLPLMLGAIEAIEFYKELQK
- a CDS encoding histidine phosphatase family protein, with translation MITKKEFYFVRHGQTDYNLKGVYSDSSEICLNETGKSQALAIEPIVRKLPIKTICFSPLTRARETKDLISVNLASPQVEIEGLAECHPEVWKTMANLNFSTAVMQFVERARHAVNLALSEEGPVLIVAHGGIHFAICSLMKVKHDWKIDNCVPVHFQLDEKDNWSARKLVQP
- a CDS encoding NADH:flavin oxidoreductase/NADH oxidase, which codes for MSDKNQKTRICIAGADHDREVPEIDLLSPLKIRGVTFRNRIGMSPMCQYSAKDGYASDWHLVNVGSRAVGGDALSMVEATAVTKIGRISPGDLGIWEDGHIEMLSRIAAFIESQGAVPGIQLAHAGRKASVEVPWKGGQRLGLKEGGWDTIAPSAIPFNEGDPLPKALDEKEILGLIHDFKEGCKRALKAGFKVIEIHAAHGYLLHEFLSPLSNKRADAYGGSLENRMRLLLQIAQEFRRLIGDELCLFVRISATDWVEKGWDVEEAIILAKHLKAIGVDLIDVSTGGMVPKASIPVAKGYQVPFAKQIRENAGIKTAAVGLITDPLQANEIITGGDADFVFLGREFLREPYWALKAELELGAQSNWPLQYGYAVKRR
- a CDS encoding ABC transporter permease is translated as MQHKASFFMLAIAHFLSTFVEIFGIWVLFDRFKSLGGWTLAEMSLIYGVMHMGFATAEAFARGFDTFSTLVKKGDFDRILLRPLGTLFQIATRDVQMMRIGRFLQGLAVLSWGFWQLDLSFFSSASLVVLFATIGTTALFYGLFVIQATLSFWTTETLELMNITTYGGMETGQYPINIYNTPFRLFFTFIIPLAAVGYYPILAALRLEGIYFWFGAMAPIAGIAFLLFAIKLWDFGVTRYRSTGN